The region TATGAAGTTGATCTATCGGGATAAGGTGTGGGAGTTGAAGGGGGGCATGACCGTACGGGATGCCATCTTGAAGGTCGGCTTGAATCCGGAGAGCGTATTGGCGACGCGTGATGGGAAGGTGATCAACGAGGAGGAGATCACCCGGGACGACGATGAGATCAAGCTGGTCGCCGTCATCTCGGGGGGAAGCGATTTCCCCTTGGGTGGATCTCGTTGACTTGTCATCGTCTTTCATCTGGGGTACGCCTGTCGGGTAGGCGTAAGGAGAAGAGGGTATGAGAGGGATGCGGTGTCGGAAGTGTGGCGCCCGTGCCGTGATCAATATGCGGCACCACAAGCTGGCGCTGTGTGAGGACCATTATCTGGAGTGGTTCGTCAACCAGACTCAGCGGGCCATCGAGAAATATCGGATGTTCCGGCGGGAGCATCGGGTGTTGGTGGCCGTGTCGGGAGGCAAGGACAGCCTCAGTCTCTGGGATGTGTTGTTGCGTTTGGGGTATGAGGCGGACGGGTTGTATATCGGGCTGGGAATCGATGACGAGCTGGGCTACTCGGATGTATCCCTGGAGAAGGTACGGGCGTTCCATGCCCGGTACCCGGATCGCCAGTTGCACATTGTGGATATGCGGGAGACGTACGGCGAATCCATCCCGGACCTGGCCCGGCGCACGCGGCGCGGGCGTGGCAAGCCGTGCGCGGTGTGCGGGCTGGCCAAGCGCCACATCATGAACCGGGTGGCGTTGGAGGGGGAATACTTCGCGTTGGCGACCGGGCATAACCTGGATGACGAGGCAGCCGTGCTCTTCCAGAACGTGTTGCACTGGCAGACCGGCTACCTGGCGCGGCAGGCCCCCGTGCTGGAGGAAGGGGAGGGATTGGCTCGGAAGGTGAAGCCGTTGTGCCGCTTCTACGAGCGAGAGGTGGCGGCCTACGCGCTGATCCGTGGCATCGACTACATTTATGAGGAGTGTCCCTATTCGGTGGGGGCTAAGACGATCTATTACAAGGAGCTGCTAAACCAGCTGGAGCATAGATCGCCCGGCGCCAAGCACCAATTTTATCTCCAGTTCCTGGAGGCGCGCCGGCGGGGACAGATCACCTTCGGCGGCGGCAGGGGGGATATCGATTTGCACCCGTGCGAACGGTGTGGACAGCCGACGACGGCGCCGGGGCTGTGCGCTTTCTGTCGTTTGTGGGAGGATCGGCCGGTCCCCGTCCAGCCCGCTTCTGTGGGGGACTCGTGATCTGGGTGGGAACCAACGCATACCGCAGCGGATGGAGGGTTGAGAGCTGACATGGACCGTCCCTACAAATACTTCGATCTGGTGATGGCGCTGTTCGTGACCGTCCTGTTGGTGAGCAACATCGCCTCCTCGGCCAAGATCATCGATTGGGGCGTCTCGTTGTTCGGCCTGCCCCTGGCCTTTGACGCGGGAACCCTGCTGTTTCCCGTCTCCTACATTTTCGGAGATGTGCTCACGGAGGTGTACGGGTATCGGCGCTCGCGGCGGGTGATCTGGACCGGCTTCGCGTGCGCCGCGTTGATGGGGTTGACCTTCTGGGTGGTCGCCCGGCTGCCCGGCGAGGCCTCCTGGGAGGCGTATGCGGGGCAGGAGGCCTATGATGCCATCCTGGGCGGGGTGAGCAATGGTGGCATCATCCTGGCCAGCCTGGTGGCGTATTTCGCCGGCGAGTTCTCCAACTCCTACACGTTGGCGAAGATGAAGATCTGGACCGGCGGGCGGTGGCTGTGGACGCGCACCATCGGCTCCACGCTGGTGGGGGAAGGGGTGGATACCGTGCTCTTCGTCGTGATCGCGTCCGCCTTCGGCGTCTTCCCCTGGTCCGTGGCGCTGAGCATCATCGTCTCCAACTACATTTTCAAGGTGGGGATCGAGGCGTTGTTCACCCCGCTGACCTATCGCGTGGTGAACACGCTGAAGCGGGTGGAGCGCGAGGATTACTTTGACTATGACACGAACTTCAACCCGTTCCATCTCGAAGGGCTGCAGCCGTGAATGATATACAGGATCTGTTGCCGGGGCCGGAGGAGCTGCCGGAGGATCATCGATCCGGCTTCGTGGCCGTCATCGGGCGCCCCAATGTGGGCAAGTCCACGCTGATGAACGCCTACCTGGGGCAGAAGGTCGCCATCGTCTCGCCGAAGCCCCAGACGACGCGCAACCGCCTGCTGGGGATCCTCACCCGGCCGGATGCGCAGATCATCTTCGTCGATACGCCGGGGATTCACAGGCCCAAGCACAAGCTGGGCGAGTACATGCGGGAGCAGGCCCTCATCGCGATCCCGGATGCGGATGTGGTGCTGTGGCTGGTGGACGTCTCCGTGCTCCCCACGGAGGAGGACGAGGAGATCGCTGATCTGCTGGCGAGGCGCAGGCACTCGGCGCCGCTGGTCATGGGCATGAACAAGGTGGATCTGCTGGCGCCCGAGGATGTGCCGGATCGGACGGCGGTCTACCGGGAGTTGCTGGCCCGGGCGGCCCCGGAGCAGCTCGATCCGCCCTGGATGCTGATCTCGGCCGTGCGCGGCGATGGCCGTGATGAGCTGTTGGACCTGTTGATTTCGCTGTTGCCGCTGGGGCCGCGCTACTACCCGCCCGATCAGATCACCGATCAGCAGGAGCGCTTCATCGTGGCCGAGCTGATTCGCGAGCAGGCGCTGCACCATCTCCGTCAAGAGGTCCCGCACGGGGTCGCCGTCGTGGTCGACGAGTTCAAAGAGCGCTCGGCCGAGATGACCTATATCAGCGCCACTATCTATGTGGAGCGAGACAGCCACAAGGGGATCGTCCTGGGGCGTGAGGGCAGCATGTTGAAGCGTATCGGCCAGGCGGCGCGACAGGAGATCGAGCAGCTCTTAGGGACCCGGGTCTACCTGGATTTGTGGGTCAAGGTGCGGCCACGCTGGCGGCGCGATGAGAAGGCGTTGCGCTATTTGGGTTACCCCCTGCCGCGTACACGCAAGCGGAAGTAGCGTCCCCGGCGGCGTATCCGGCTTCCTCCTGGGTGTCGCCGGGTGGTCATCCATCCCCCAGATCCTGCACCAATAAAGGATGCACTCTCTATCTCCCGCATTGCACCGACCCGTAGGGTCTGCTATAATGGGCTCACCTGCGCCTGACGGGGTGCGGCTCACGGCTGATCGGGATCCTGCGGATCCCCGTGGATCGAATGCTCACCTCGGCCCCTTATTCCTCCTCTATGAGGGGCCGCCACCGTTGTAGTTTCTCCATGGGATAGGTGTGGAAGATGAAACGATACCTGTGGCGCCTGATCATCATGCTCGTCGTCGTGGTGGTCGTGTTCGCCTTGTATCGCCGGTTGACCATTGGGCCTCCACCGTTGACCCCCTTCCTGGAGTCGCCCTATCCTCTCAATCTGGCCCATCGGGGCGGCGCGGCCCTGGCGCCGGAGAACACGATGGTGGCCTTTGAGCGGGCATTGGCGTTGGGAGCGGATGGCCTGGATCTGGATGTGCGCGCGTCCCGGGATGGGGAGCTGGTGGTCATCCATGACGAGACCGTGGATCGCACAACCGACGGCACCGGCCGGGTGTCTGACATGACGTTGGCCGAGCTGCAGGCGCTGGATGCGGGCTACCGATACTCCGTCGATAACGGCCAGACCTTTCCCTATCGAGGGCAGGGGGTGAAGATCCCGACATTGCGGGAGGTGTTGTCGGCTTTCCCGGATGCGCGGGTCAACATCGAGATCAAGCAGGTGGATCCGCCTATCGAGAAGGCGCTGGCGGATCTGATCCTGGAGATGGGCGCGCAGGAGCGGGTGATGGTGGTGGCCGCGGATGGCGACGTGATCGAGCGGTTCCGCCACCTGGCGCCGGATGTGGCGACGGCGGCGGCGAGGGGCGAGGTCACGTGGTTCTACTGGATGCAGCGGCTCCGGCTGGACGCCTTCTACCGCCCCACGGCCAGCGCGTTGCAGGTGCCGGAGCGGTCGGGGGATGTGGTGTTGGTGACGCCCAGGTTCGTGGAGGCCGCCCACGCCAGGGGGATGAAGGTGATCGTGTGGACGGTGAACACGCCCGATCGCATGCGGCGGCTGTTGCAGATGGGCGTCGATGGGATCATCACCGATCGCCCAGACCTCCTGCGCCAGGTGCGGGCAGAGGTTGCCTATTAGCCCATGGGATGCTTTTCCCTGTTCTCCAGCATGTCCCTTGATCTTTCGTTGAGCAGGCAGGAGGCAGGGGGCAGATGACCCGCCGGGGCGCCCGTGCGAGGGAGAATCCCCGGCGATCTGAGGTTTTTGTGATGCTGCCTGACGTTTGGACCGGATAGGTTTCCGTTCTCCACTTGGGAGGTGTGAGCATGCTGGTCGGTGAGCGAATGCGTCGAGATCCCGTGACGGTGACCGAGGACGTGGGGATCGGCGAGGCGCTGCGTATCATGCGTGAGAACAAGATCCGTCGCCTGCCGGTGCTTGACCGGCATGGCAAGCTGGTGGGGATCGTCTCCGAAAAGGACCTGTTGCACGCTTCCCCATCGCCGGCGACCTCGCTGGACATATACGAGTTGCATTACCTGCTGTCGAAGTTGACGGTCAAGAAGGTGATGACCTCGCCGGTGGTCACGGTGGATGAGCAGACGCCGTTGGAGGAAGCCGCTCGCATCATGGCGGACAATCGGATCGGCGGGCTGCCGGTGGTTCACGGCGATGAATTGGTGGGGATCATCACCGAGACGGATCTGTTCAAGATCTTCCTGGAGCTGCTGGGCGCGCGCGATTCGGGCGTGCGTCTGACGCTGGAGGTGCCCGATCGACGGGGATTGCTGGCCGATTTGACCAGCGCGATCGCGGGCATCGGCGGCAACATCATCAGCCTGGGAACGTTTGCCGGCGATGAGCCGGGCACGGCGTTGATCACGGTGAAGGTATCCGATGTCTCCGAGCAGGCCCTGCTGGAGGCCATCTCGCACATCGATGGAAAGGTGATCGATATCCGGACCACGTGAGTCGGGAGCTGGTTCATGGATGGGCGTCGACGCCCCTGCGCAGAGCGGGGGCGTTCGTTGTCAACGGGGCGCTCGCCGGTTCCGGTGGCGCCGAGGATCGTTCGTGTGGTGGATAGAGGAGAACGCGCGTCATGGAAGTGAGGTTGTTGGGGTACACGAGGTTCAACCCTGCGCTCTCCGCCGCGTCGGACCTGGGCGATGTGAGCACGATGCTGGAGTCCTCCGTGGGGACGGAACAGGAGCGTTTGGCGGAGTTCGCAGCTCGCGTATGCTATCGGTCGACGGATCGGATGGGACACAACCCCGCGTTCATTCAGGCGCGTGTGCGCGAGGGACACGAGGACGTGATCGAGCACGTGTCATTCGTCGTGCACGTGACCGATGTGGATGAGGGAGATGTCCTCCAGGTGGACGGCCCGGTGCGGTGGCGGATGGTCAATCGCCATCTGGAAGTGACGCCCCGGGGGGACGGCTGGGTCGTCTCGGGGAACGCTCGCGTCTGGCTGGATCTGTTCCGTAGGGGGCTGGCCTTAAGCGTGTTGCCGCTGGTGCAGCCCCTCGCCCCCTCGTTCTATGCGGAGTTGGCCACGCCGGAGGAGAGCGCATGAAGGTGACTCTGTTGGCGTATACTCAGCCGTTGATCACGGATCCGGACCTGGCCCGGGATCATAACACGGCGACCTTCCTGATCGAGGGGGTCAGCCGGGCGGCCACGCACCAGATCGTCCGCCATCGTCTGGCCAGCATCTCCCAGGAGAGCCAGCGCTATGTCTCCCTGGACAAGGGGGGATGGGGGTTCATCGTGCCGCCCGAGGTCGATGGGAACCCGGAGGCTAGGGAGATCCTGGATCAGGCCTGGGAGGACCTGACCGAGGCATATGAGAGGCTGCGGAAGTTGGGGATCCGCAAGGAGGATGCCCGGTTCCTGTTGCCCAACGCGGCGGAGACCCGGTTGGTCATCTCCATGAACTTCGCCGCCTGGCGGCACTTCTGCCGGCTGCGCTGTGACAAGGCGTCCCAATGGGAGATCCGGGCGGTGGCGTTCGAGATCCTGCGCCAGCTCCACGGGCTGGTCCCGGCCGCCTTCCAGGATCTGTACAATACCTTCTTACGCGACACGTAATACGCAACACGCAACACGCAATACGCAGCACGCAACACGCAGTGCGCAATCCGTGTTTCGTATCGCGTATTATGTGTCGAACACCACCGTGGCCTCCCAGCCGTCGGGCGTCTTTTGCACGCTGAGGTTGTGGTAGGTCACGGCTTTGATATGCGCCCGTTCCCCGTAGCCGGGGACGCCGCCGATCCGGGCTCTGATGCGGGTCTCCGTCGCCTCATCGATGACGAAGCGGGTGTAGGATTCTCCCGTCGTCTCCGACTGGTAGAGCAGCTCGCTTAGCCAGGTGACCAGGAGCCCCTCTCGATCTGGGGCCTCCACCTCGATCTCGCGCCAGACGTGAGGATCCGCGGCCATGTCCACCTCCTCCATCGCATACATGGCGGCCCCCGCCTGGCTCAGCAGGTCGGCGAAGTCCCGGCCGAAGATCCGGATGCTCCAGTCGGCCGTGTGTTCGATCTCCTCGAAGCGCGGCGGCTCCGGCGCCAGCGCCCGGCGTGTGTTGGCGATGTCCTGCTGGACCTGAGCGATCAGGTCATCCACGTGGGCGAACCGCCGCTCCGGGCGCAGACGAAGCACGAACTCCAGGCGCACCGTCGCGTCGTAAAGATCCCCTTTGAAGTCCAGGATGTGTGCCTCCACCGTGGGATGCCCGTTGTCGAAGGTGGGGCGCACGCCGATGTTCGTGGCGGCCGGGAGACGCCGGCCGTCGACATGGCACCAGGTGGCGTAGACGCCGTGAGCGGGGATCAGGCGCTCCGGCGGCACATCCAGATTGGCGGTGGGCAGCCCGATGGATCGACCCCGCCCGGCCCCCCGGATGACCTTCCCCTCCAGCCAGTAGGGACGGCCGAGCATCTGCCTGGCCAGATCCACGTCGCCGTTTGCCAGGATACGACGGATATGCCCGCTACGCACCTCTCGTCCGGCGATCTGGATGGGCTGGATCACCTCCACGGTGAATCCCATCTCAGCGCCCAGTTGCCGCAGCCTCTCCACATCGCCCTCTCGGTTTCGCCCCAGGGCGAAGTCGGGCCCCACCCACAGGCGACGGAGGCCCAGATGATCCACCAGCGCCTGCATGAAGGCGGCCGCCGTCATGCGGGCCGTATCCTTTGTGAAGGAGTAGATGACCACGAAGTCCAGGCCGAGCGACTCCAACAGGGTCAGCCGCTCGTCCAGGGTGGTCAGGTAGGCCAATGGGGTGTGGGGCCGCAGCACTTGAAGAGGGTGGGGGGTAAACGTGAGGGCCCCCGCTGTGCGGCCCGTCTCTTGTGCTGCGGCCACCAGCTGCTCGATCAGAGCCTGGTGGCCTTTGTGAACACCATCAAAGTTCCCGATCGTAAGCTCACATCCGTTCGGCGCGATCCCGTCTGGTAATCCTCGGTAGATGTTCATATGTCGATGTTCAACCCAGCACTTTATGTGGTCGCCAGACGTCGCGTTCGGCGTCGAAGCGAAGGATGGCGATGAGATCCCCCTCTGGGGAGATCCCGGCTGCCAGCGCCTGATCGGCCCCTGTGGGCCCGGGTACCGGTCGACCGAAGCGCACGGCCTGCGCGTCCTGTGCGGATAAGGGGATCTGAGGCATATCCCTCACCGCCTCGATGAGGGGGAGCACCCGCTGTCGCCATTCGCCGGTCGCGATCAGCGGCTCCAGATCGGGCAGGGGGATGGCCTGATCCTCCGTGAACGGGCCGGAGGCGGTACGTCGCAGGTCGACCAGGTGGGCGCCGCATCCGATGGCCTGCCCCAGATCGTGGGCCAGGGAGCGGATATACGTCCCCGCGGAGCAGGCGATCTCCAGTGACAGGTCGGGGGGCGCCCACCGGAGCAGGCGGATCTCGTGGATGGTCACCTGTCGTGAGGGCAGAACGATCTGCTCGCCCCGACGCACCCGGCGATGTGCGGGCGTTCCGGCAACCTTCACCGCCGAGTAGGCGGGGGGACGCTGCGTGATCGTGCCCTGGAACGCGCGCAAATAGGCGGATAGCTCCTCCTCCGACAACGTTGGGACGGGCTTCCGCTCGACGACCTCCCCCTCGGCGTCATACGTGTCGGTGACCTCGCCCAGGCGGATGGTGGCCCGGTAGCGCTTGTCATGTCCCTGCAGATACTCGGCGAGGCGGGTGGCCCGGCCCAGGCACAGGACCAGGACCCCGGTCGCCAGGGGGTCCAGAGTGCCGGCATGCCCGATCCGGCGTTGCCCGATCAGGCGACGCACCCTGGCGACCACGTCATGCGATGTCCACCCGGCCTCTTTGTCTATGATCAGCAGCCCGTGGACCATCGGTGATCGTCGATGTGTGCTCACCCGCCACCCTGGTGCTTCAGCGATTCTTCCAGTGCGGCCAATACGCGCTCCTGCGCCTCCTCCAGGGGGGCCTGGATGACGCAGCCTGCGGCCTGGGGGTGCCCGCCGCCGCCCAATGCCAGGGCAACTTGGCTGACGTCGAACCCGGGTTTGGCGCGCATGCCGACCTCGATCTTGTTGTTCTCCCGCTCCGTGAAGACAACGGCGACGTCGGCCTCATTGGCGGAGACCAACACGTTCACCAATCCCCCGTCCCCGTTGTCGTTGACGCCCGTCTCCTCTCGCATCTTCCGGGTGACCACGCTCCAGAGGATACGCCCGCGCAGCTGCATCCGTGGCAGCGCCATGCCCCACAGGCGCAGGACGGCCAAAGGCTTGCGATTGAGCGCCTGGTCCGTGACCAGGTTCAGGTCGGCGCCCGCCTCCATGAGGCGTGTGGCGATGGCCAGGCTGCGGGGCGTCGTGTTCGACGTGCGGAAGCCACGCGTGTCCGTGACGACGCCGCATAGAAGGCACTGGGCGGTCTTAAGGTCCAGCGGAGCGCCCAGCTTCTCGATCAGCTCATAGATCATCTCGGCGGTGGCTGCGGCCGTCGTGTCCACCCAGTTCACGGAGCCGAAGTACAGGTTCGTGACGTGATGGTCGATCACGATCGTCGGCACGTCCATCTCTTGCACGCGTTGCCACGGCGGCCCCAGCCGCTGTGGGTCCGAAGCGTCCAGCCCGATCACCAGGTCGAAGGAGTCCTTGGCCTCCCGGACGATGTCCTGGTGGCCCGGCAGGAAATAGAACGGCTGCGGGACCGGATCTGCGCAGACGAGAGTCGGGCGTTTGCCCAGGGCGCGCAGTGCCCACCCCAATCCCAGTAGCGATCCGATAGCATCCCCGTCCGGTGAGATATGCGTGATGACCAGGATGCGATCCGCTTTTTCGATGAGTGCGAGGATGCGTGAATCCATGGCTCTAGGTTTCTTCTCCTGCTTCTGCTTCCTGCTCATGTAAGCTCTCGATGATCTCGTCAATGCGCCGTGCTCGCGCCAGCGTCTCGTCGATGTGGAAGGTGAGGGCGGGCACGTACCGCAGGATCACACGGCGGGCCAGTTCACGGCGCAGATAACCGGAGGCATGCCCCAGCGCCGCCAGGATGTTGGGCTCATCCTCCGGGGTGCCCAGGTGGCTGACGTACACATGCGCGTGGCGCAGATCCGGGCTGACCTCCACCGCAGTCACGGTGACGAATTCCAGGCGCGGGTCATGAAGCTCCAGCGCGATCATCACGCCGAGCTCTTCCATGAGCATATCCGCTACTCTACGTTGTCGACGAGTTGTGCTCATCATCGTATCCGTTTGCACGTCTCGGGGGTGAGCCTCCCCGGCCGCAATCGGCCGGAAAGCTCACCTGCCCGTGCTTTTCATGCCTCCACCAGCTGTTCCACCCGGCAGAATTCCAGGATGTCCCCTTCCTCAAAGTCGTCGAAGCCCTCCAGGGCGATGCCGCACTCGAAGTCCTGTCGGACCTCGGTCACATCCTCCTGGAACCGCTTGAGGGAGGCGACACGTCCCTCGTGGATCACCGTGCCCTGGCGCTTGACGCGCACCAATGCGTTCCGGGTGACCACCCCATCCGTGACGTAGCAGCCGGCGACTTTGCCGCGCCTCGGAATGCGGAAGACCTGGCGCACCTCTGCATGTCCGATGACGATCTCCTCGAACTCGGGCTCCATCATGCCCTTCAGAGCCCGTTCGATATCCTCGATGAGATGATAGATGACGTTATAAAGACGGATCTCCACGCCCTCGGCCTCGGCCATCCGGTGGGCGGCTGCGTCCACGTTGACGTTGAAGCCGATGACGATGGCCTTGGAGGCGACGGCCAGCATGACATCTGACTCGCTGATGTTGCCCAGACCTTGATGCAGGATCCGCAGCTGCACTTCCTCGCGATCCTCGTTCAGCCGTTGCAGCGAGTTGACGATGGGCTCCAGGGAGCCCTGGACGTCGGCCTTCAGGATCAGGTTCAGATCCTTGACCTCGCCCGCCTGGACCTGGCTGAAGATGTCCTCCAGGCTGACGGCTTTGGTGGTGGGCTGGCGCTCCCGCTGTTGTCGCTCCTCCGCGCGCTGGGCGGCGATGGATCGGGCGGTTCGCTCGTCGCTGACCACCTCGAAGATCGCCCCCGCCGGTGGGACGCCGGAGAGCCCGGTGACCTGCACGGGGGTGGCGGGTGTTGCCTCCTTGACGTTCTTGCCGTGCTCATCGAACATGGCGCGCACCCGTCCCCACACCTCGCCGACGACGAGATTGTCCCCGACGTGCAGGGTTCCATTCTGCACCAACAACGTGGCCATGGGGCCGCGTGTGCGGTCCAGCCCGCTCTCGATCACGGTGCCCATGGCCGGCCGGTTCGGGTTGGCCTTCAACCCTTCCAGCTCGGTGACCAGCAGGATGTTCTCCAGCAGCTCCTGCACGCCCTCTCCCATGGTGGCGCACACGGGCACCATGATGGTGTCGCCGCCCCAGTCCTCCGGCACCAGTCCCAGATCCGCGAGCTGCTGCTTGACGCGCTCGATGTTGGCGTTGGGCTTGTCGATCTTGGTCAGGGCCACGATGATCGGCACGCCGGCGGCACGGGCGTGATCGAGCGCCTCTCGAGTCTGCGGCATGACGCCATCGTCGGCGGCGACCACCAGGACGACCAGGTCGGTGACCTGGGCGCCGCGGGCGCGCATGGCGGTGAAGGCCTCATGGCCCGGCGTGTCCAGGAACGTGATCTTGCGACCGTCCAGCTCCACCTGATAGGCGCCGATATGCTGCGTGATGCCGCCGGCCTCGCCCTCCACCACATGTGTGTGCCGGATCGCGTCCAGCAGCGTGGTCTTGCCGTGGTCCACGTGGCCGAGCACCGTGACCACGGGCGGGCGCGGCTCCAGATCCTCGGGCCTTTCCGATTCGAGCACCTTCTGCCAGAGGGTCTTCGGGCCGGCCAGCTCCGCCTCCTCCTCGGCGGCCTCCGGCTCCTCGGGCTGGATCGGCTTGACCTCGACGCCCATCTCCTCTCCGACGATGACGGCGGTGTCGAAATCGATGGTCTGGTTGATGGCCGCCATCACGCCAAAGTTCATGAGCACTTTGATCACATCGATAGGGCTGCGGCCCATCATATCGGCCAGATCACGAACGGTGATGGTCTCCGGTATCTCGATCTCCGTCGGCGTCTTGGATTGTTGCTTCTCAGCGTTGGCCACCGCTACAGCCGATTCCTGGGCCTTGGCGTCTCGGCGATCCTGCCGGGCGCGATGGTTCGTGCGCCTGCGAGGCCTTCGTGAGGCACCTCCTCGTCTGCGCGGTCTGTTTTGAGCCATACTCTCTTCTCCTTTCCGTCGGCCGGGCGAGCATAACCTACCGTCCGGGCCCGTGCGGAAGCACAGGCCGACATGGTGTGGCCGACGCGTCGTGCTATCCAGTTTGCCGGAGGGGCCAAGGGAAAAATCGGCCGTGAGGTGGGTGAGAACCCAATTGGCCTATGCGAGGGCGAAAGGGGGGAACCGGGTGTGGAGCTGGATCCTGGATCCTACTCGTGCATGGTCCGTTCCCTTTCGCCCGGCCCGTCTCCGGACTTCCACTCTCGGCGTTTTTGGGCTTGGGCGTCCATGACGTGGCGCCGCACCTCAGGCTGGAGCATCTGCTCCAGCTCCTTGTCCTTCCTGGGTCTCCGCGGGCGCCAGCTCCCTGGCGTATGCCTCCAACATAGCCAGTGCTTCGGCATCAATGTGCGTCTTCAGCGCATGTTCCAACCGTCGCCCTCCGGAGGCCAGGATCTTTTGCCAACACTCCTGTGATCGACACAGGTAAGCGCCGCGTCCGGATCGTTTCCCCGTGGGATCGATGACTACCTCTCCCTCCGGGGTGCGCACGATCCGGACGAGCTCCCGCTTGCTTTGCACCTTGCGACAGGCGATGCATGTCCGTTGCGGTACGTGTCGGCGGCGCATGATCACAACTCGATATGGTTAGAAATCGTAGTCTTCGTCGAACTCATCCCAGGCCTCGGGGGAGCGCTTATGGCGCCGCAGCGCGATCGTCTGCCCCGTCTCCTCGTCGTAGATCAGCCGACGGCGCTTGCTCTTCTTCTTCCGCTTCTTGCGCTTCCCATCCCCGCTCTCCTCGATATCCTCCTCGTCATCGAGCTCCTCGATGTCGTCCAGCACGATATCCAGCTCCTGGATATCCAGCGGGGACTCGGCGGCCTCCTCCGTCGGCTCTGCGGCCTCTGGGATGCTTACCTCTTCTTCCGTCAGATCCGCCGCCTCGGGGGCCTCGACCTCCGGCTCGGCCACCGGGGGCTCCTCGGCGCTGGCCTCCTCAGGCTCCGCCGTGGGCTCCTGGGAGGGCGCCTCGGCGCCTTCCTCCTCGACGACGGACGGTTCGGCCTCCGCTTCGACCGGCTTCAGCGGCGTCAGTTCCTGCCCATCCACCATCACGGCCTCCAGCGCCTCATCGAAGGCGTGCGTGCGAGCGGATTCGTTCTGGCTGGACTGACGCAGGATCTCCTCGGCGACGGCCAACAGATCGCGTTCGCTGCTGGCCTGGATGGCCTCCTCCATGCGGCGTCGCTCGATGGCCAGCCGGTCCAGGCCCTCCTCCGCCGCCTCGGTCTCGCTCTTGATATCGATGCGCCATCCGGTCAGCTTGGCCGCCAGGCGGGCGTTTTGGCCCTCCTTGCCGATGGCCAGCGAGAGCTGATTATCCGGGACGATGACGATGGCCGTCCGGCCTTCCGGCGCCTCCTCCAGGATGACGTCCGAGACCTTCGCGGGGCTGAGGGCGTTCGCGATGAACGTGGCCGTGTCCGAGCTCCACTCCACCACGTCGATCTTCTCGCCGTTCAGCTCGTTGACGATGGCCTGGATGCGCATGCCGCGCATGCCCACGCAGGACCCCACGGGATCCACCCCCGGCTGTAGGGGGGCGACGGCCACCTTGGAGCGTTGTCCGGGCTCGCGAGCGATGGCCTTGATCTCCACGCTCCCCTGGAAGATCTCGGGGACCTCCTTCTCCAGGAGCCGGCGCAGCAGGTTTCGGTGTGAGCGGGAGAGCCGGATGATGGGGCCCCGGTTCCCGCGATGGACCTCCACCAGCAGGGCGCGCACCGTGTGTCCAGGGCGGTAGCGCTCTGAGGGGATCTGGTCCTCCTTGGTCATGGTCCCCTCGGCCCGGTCCAGGTTTACCGTGACCGTGCCGGTGCTGTAATCGACGCTCTGCACCTTGCCCTGGATGATCTCGCCAACGCGCTCCTCGAAGTACTGGTAGACGGTCTCACGCTCGGCCTCTTTGATCCGTTGCAGGATGACCTGCTTGGCCGTCTGCGCGGCGATACGGCCGAAGTTGCTGGGTGTGCTCTCGATCGCCACCCGGTCGCCCAGTTGCGCGTCCGGATCGATCTTGCGAGCCTCCTCCAGCGTGATCT is a window of Chloroflexota bacterium DNA encoding:
- the thyX gene encoding FAD-dependent thymidylate synthase, with translation MKVTLLAYTQPLITDPDLARDHNTATFLIEGVSRAATHQIVRHRLASISQESQRYVSLDKGGWGFIVPPEVDGNPEAREILDQAWEDLTEAYERLRKLGIRKEDARFLLPNAAETRLVISMNFAAWRHFCRLRCDKASQWEIRAVAFEILRQLHGLVPAAFQDLYNTFLRDT
- a CDS encoding CBS domain-containing protein, encoding MLVGERMRRDPVTVTEDVGIGEALRIMRENKIRRLPVLDRHGKLVGIVSEKDLLHASPSPATSLDIYELHYLLSKLTVKKVMTSPVVTVDEQTPLEEAARIMADNRIGGLPVVHGDELVGIITETDLFKIFLELLGARDSGVRLTLEVPDRRGLLADLTSAIAGIGGNIISLGTFAGDEPGTALITVKVSDVSEQALLEAISHIDGKVIDIRTT
- a CDS encoding GTPase Era translates to MPEDHRSGFVAVIGRPNVGKSTLMNAYLGQKVAIVSPKPQTTRNRLLGILTRPDAQIIFVDTPGIHRPKHKLGEYMREQALIAIPDADVVLWLVDVSVLPTEEDEEIADLLARRRHSAPLVMGMNKVDLLAPEDVPDRTAVYRELLARAAPEQLDPPWMLISAVRGDGRDELLDLLISLLPLGPRYYPPDQITDQQERFIVAELIREQALHHLRQEVPHGVAVVVDEFKERSAEMTYISATIYVERDSHKGIVLGREGSMLKRIGQAARQEIEQLLGTRVYLDLWVKVRPRWRRDEKALRYLGYPLPRTRKRK
- a CDS encoding queuosine precursor transporter, which gives rise to MDRPYKYFDLVMALFVTVLLVSNIASSAKIIDWGVSLFGLPLAFDAGTLLFPVSYIFGDVLTEVYGYRRSRRVIWTGFACAALMGLTFWVVARLPGEASWEAYAGQEAYDAILGGVSNGGIILASLVAYFAGEFSNSYTLAKMKIWTGGRWLWTRTIGSTLVGEGVDTVLFVVIASAFGVFPWSVALSIIVSNYIFKVGIEALFTPLTYRVVNTLKRVEREDYFDYDTNFNPFHLEGLQP
- a CDS encoding glycerophosphodiester phosphodiesterase; translated protein: MKRYLWRLIIMLVVVVVVFALYRRLTIGPPPLTPFLESPYPLNLAHRGGAALAPENTMVAFERALALGADGLDLDVRASRDGELVVIHDETVDRTTDGTGRVSDMTLAELQALDAGYRYSVDNGQTFPYRGQGVKIPTLREVLSAFPDARVNIEIKQVDPPIEKALADLILEMGAQERVMVVAADGDVIERFRHLAPDVATAAARGEVTWFYWMQRLRLDAFYRPTASALQVPERSGDVVLVTPRFVEAAHARGMKVIVWTVNTPDRMRRLLQMGVDGIITDRPDLLRQVRAEVAY
- a CDS encoding FAD-dependent thymidylate synthase — protein: MLESSVGTEQERLAEFAARVCYRSTDRMGHNPAFIQARVREGHEDVIEHVSFVVHVTDVDEGDVLQVDGPVRWRMVNRHLEVTPRGDGWVVSGNARVWLDLFRRGLALSVLPLVQPLAPSFYAELATPEESA
- a CDS encoding adenine nucleotide alpha hydrolase family protein; translation: MRCRKCGARAVINMRHHKLALCEDHYLEWFVNQTQRAIEKYRMFRREHRVLVAVSGGKDSLSLWDVLLRLGYEADGLYIGLGIDDELGYSDVSLEKVRAFHARYPDRQLHIVDMRETYGESIPDLARRTRRGRGKPCAVCGLAKRHIMNRVALEGEYFALATGHNLDDEAAVLFQNVLHWQTGYLARQAPVLEEGEGLARKVKPLCRFYEREVAAYALIRGIDYIYEECPYSVGAKTIYYKELLNQLEHRSPGAKHQFYLQFLEARRRGQITFGGGRGDIDLHPCERCGQPTTAPGLCAFCRLWEDRPVPVQPASVGDS
- a CDS encoding MoaD/ThiS family protein; amino-acid sequence: MKLIYRDKVWELKGGMTVRDAILKVGLNPESVLATRDGKVINEEEITRDDDEIKLVAVISGGSDFPLGGSR